Proteins co-encoded in one Thermomicrobiales bacterium genomic window:
- a CDS encoding Zn-dependent hydrolase — MAQIEIDPAVVEARIMTLGAIGACFETGVCRAALTPEWVEAQQLVEHWCQEVGLTTRMDAVGNIWGRIEGTEGGKAIVSGSHIDSQMPGGRYDGALGIIAALTAVEALLRQFGPPKHPLEVLSFCEEEGSRFNGARFWGSRGVTGAIAPGDAEAIGSYDGVSLAEAMQSVGLDPADIPSAVRHDIEAFIELHIEQGPVLEIEDLPVGVVNIINGSKGYNVTVTGEANHAGARPMDTRRDPLVGVAEMILAVNHNAVAMGRPAVSTVGRVVVEPNLSPIVPGKVLFTIDSRHNDPVKIEELAAAHEAAIIRIANERDLEISWTTRPPLAPCPCDPEIVRCLEESAREQGIPALTMPSGALHDTQRMANVARVAMVFVRSKDGRSHTPEEFTSIEDAVAGIRVLAGAIHSLAY, encoded by the coding sequence ATGGCACAAATCGAGATCGACCCCGCCGTCGTCGAGGCGCGCATCATGACGCTCGGCGCCATCGGCGCCTGCTTCGAGACCGGGGTCTGCCGCGCCGCGTTGACACCGGAATGGGTCGAAGCGCAGCAGCTTGTCGAACACTGGTGCCAGGAGGTGGGGCTGACGACGCGCATGGACGCCGTCGGCAATATCTGGGGACGAATCGAGGGGACCGAGGGTGGCAAGGCAATCGTCTCCGGGTCCCACATCGACTCGCAGATGCCCGGCGGCCGCTACGATGGCGCGCTGGGGATCATCGCTGCGTTGACAGCGGTTGAGGCGTTGCTACGTCAGTTTGGACCACCAAAGCATCCGCTCGAGGTGCTGTCGTTCTGCGAGGAGGAGGGCAGCCGCTTCAATGGCGCTCGCTTCTGGGGCTCGCGAGGTGTTACCGGGGCTATCGCGCCGGGAGACGCAGAGGCGATCGGGAGCTATGACGGTGTTTCGCTGGCCGAGGCAATGCAGTCCGTCGGGCTTGATCCGGCCGACATTCCCTCGGCAGTCCGTCACGATATCGAAGCATTCATCGAGCTGCATATCGAGCAGGGGCCGGTGCTCGAGATCGAGGATCTGCCGGTCGGTGTCGTCAATATCATCAATGGCTCGAAGGGGTATAACGTGACGGTGACCGGCGAGGCGAACCACGCCGGGGCGCGCCCAATGGACACGCGCCGGGACCCGCTGGTCGGAGTCGCGGAAATGATTCTCGCGGTCAACCACAACGCGGTAGCAATGGGCCGGCCGGCCGTCTCAACTGTCGGCAGGGTCGTCGTCGAGCCGAATCTCAGCCCGATCGTCCCCGGCAAGGTGCTGTTCACGATCGACAGCCGGCACAACGACCCGGTGAAAATCGAAGAGCTGGCAGCCGCCCACGAGGCAGCGATCATCAGGATCGCCAACGAGCGCGACCTGGAGATCAGCTGGACGACCAGACCGCCGCTCGCCCCCTGCCCATGCGATCCGGAGATCGTCCGCTGTCTGGAGGAGTCCGCGCGCGAGCAGGGCATCCCGGCGCTGACAATGCCGAGCGGCGCTTTGCATGACACCCAGAGGATGGCAAACGTGGCACGGGTCGCGATGGTGTTTGTCCGCAGCAAGGATGGGCGTAGCCACACGCCCGAGGAGTTCACGTCGATCGAGGACGCGGTCGCCGGCATCCGGGTGCTGGCGGGGGCCATCCATTCACTGGCGTACTGA
- a CDS encoding phage holin family protein, with protein sequence MLRIVRWTAGIVVVDGVILLLLARLLPGFDLNGIASAAGMALGGIAVGALLWPAMCRAAAWLPALLFPVLALVVSGAIVVVTAVLLDLVAPGAVTVANVWTALVVAILLTIVNTVVIALFGLGDQRLYDRYVTNRIRRSAGVHERTDIPGIVFIQLDGLAEPILLRAIAEGYMPTAQRWITTGSHQLRGWETDLSSQTAASQAGILLGSNEGIPAFRWWDKTANTLVVCDKLSSARALESQLSTSQGLLVGGASRWNVFSGDAADTFGTFSKLGQGVTGGRRSYLGFLSNPYSLARTFSLFGAEIVRERVEALRQRVTNVRPRIHRGFRYALVRAGTTVLLQESAAYMLTDDMYRGVPVIYSTLFSYDKVAHYAGAERRDALKVLRGVDRVLAHLERVAADASRPYRIVVLSDHGHSHGAPFRQRFGKTLAELVDELCDSQRGVSEVDSGDEVLSGINSALDEVIHQQGIATRLARRALRTRIIDGHVVLGSEHRETDDAAIQAMHERDAIVVATGNLGLVSFPRLSGRITLEQINETYPRLVPGLAGHEGICCVMARSATDGAVVVGPRGSRFLDSGRVDGEDPLASFGPNAARHLARVDGFASAPDILVMGMYDSSTGEVAAFEEQVGSHGGLGGAQSQPFLLHSASLPLEPDYPIVGAAALHAVLKSWVPADARGVAAAPDSAEQPAAP encoded by the coding sequence ATGCTGCGTATCGTCAGGTGGACGGCCGGCATCGTTGTCGTAGACGGTGTGATCCTGCTCCTGCTCGCCAGGTTGTTGCCAGGCTTCGATCTGAACGGGATCGCGTCCGCGGCCGGCATGGCGCTGGGAGGTATTGCCGTTGGCGCACTGCTGTGGCCGGCCATGTGCCGCGCCGCGGCGTGGTTGCCTGCGCTGCTGTTCCCGGTTCTCGCGCTGGTCGTCAGCGGCGCGATCGTCGTCGTCACGGCGGTGTTGCTGGATCTCGTGGCTCCCGGCGCCGTGACTGTTGCGAACGTCTGGACGGCGCTCGTGGTGGCGATCCTGCTCACGATCGTCAACACCGTCGTCATCGCGCTATTCGGGCTCGGCGATCAGCGCTTGTACGATCGCTACGTCACCAATCGGATCCGGCGGTCGGCCGGCGTCCACGAGCGGACGGATATTCCAGGCATCGTTTTCATTCAGCTGGACGGGCTGGCTGAGCCGATTCTCCTGCGCGCGATCGCGGAGGGTTACATGCCCACCGCGCAACGGTGGATCACGACAGGCTCGCACCAGCTGCGAGGGTGGGAGACCGACCTGTCGTCACAGACCGCGGCGAGCCAGGCCGGCATCTTGCTCGGGAGCAATGAGGGCATCCCGGCGTTCCGTTGGTGGGACAAGACTGCCAACACACTGGTGGTCTGCGACAAGTTGTCGTCTGCGCGGGCACTGGAGAGTCAACTCTCGACAAGCCAGGGCCTGCTGGTCGGTGGCGCCAGTCGGTGGAACGTCTTCTCCGGCGATGCAGCGGATACGTTCGGCACGTTCAGCAAGCTTGGCCAGGGGGTGACCGGCGGCCGGCGCAGCTACCTCGGCTTCCTTTCAAACCCGTACAGTCTGGCACGGACGTTCTCGCTGTTCGGCGCGGAGATCGTTCGCGAGCGGGTTGAGGCGTTGCGCCAGCGTGTGACCAATGTCCGGCCTCGCATCCATCGCGGGTTCCGCTACGCGCTCGTTCGCGCCGGAACAACCGTCCTGCTTCAGGAGTCTGCGGCATATATGCTGACCGACGACATGTACCGGGGTGTGCCGGTCATCTATAGCACGCTCTTCAGCTATGACAAGGTCGCTCATTACGCCGGCGCCGAGCGGCGGGACGCGCTGAAGGTGTTGCGAGGGGTCGACCGCGTGCTGGCGCACCTTGAGCGCGTCGCTGCCGATGCATCTCGCCCATATCGCATCGTCGTCCTGTCGGATCACGGTCACAGCCATGGCGCGCCATTCCGGCAGCGGTTCGGCAAGACCCTGGCGGAGCTGGTCGACGAGCTGTGCGATTCACAGCGCGGCGTGAGCGAGGTGGACAGCGGCGACGAGGTGCTTTCGGGTATCAACTCCGCTCTCGATGAAGTGATCCATCAACAGGGCATTGCGACGCGGCTTGCGCGGAGGGCATTGCGCACCCGGATCATCGACGGACACGTCGTGCTTGGATCAGAGCACCGTGAGACGGACGATGCCGCGATCCAGGCGATGCACGAGCGCGACGCAATCGTCGTCGCCACCGGCAATCTCGGGCTCGTTTCGTTCCCGAGATTGAGCGGCCGGATCACGCTTGAGCAGATCAACGAGACGTATCCGAGGCTCGTTCCCGGTCTCGCCGGCCACGAAGGGATCTGCTGCGTGATGGCGCGGTCCGCGACCGACGGCGCGGTCGTTGTCGGGCCGCGCGGCAGCCGCTTCCTCGATTCCGGCCGCGTGGACGGAGAGGATCCGCTGGCATCGTTCGGTCCGAACGCCGCTCGGCATCTGGCGCGTGTCGATGGATTCGCGTCCGCGCCCGATATTCTCGTTATGGGTATGTACGATTCCTCAACCGGCGAGGTCGCCGCGTTCGAGGAACAGGTCGGAAGTCACGGCGGACTAGGCGGCGCCCAGAGCCAGCCGTTCCTTCTCCACTCCGCATCGCTGCCGCTCGAGCCCGACTATCCGATCGTGGGAGCCGCCGCGCTGCACGCGGTGCTGAAGTCGTGGGTTCCGGCTGACGCGCGGGGAGTTGCCGCCGCGCCAGACTCTGCCGAGCAGCCGGCCGCGCCGTAA
- a CDS encoding MBL fold metallo-hydrolase, with amino-acid sequence MESMTHENPTEITWIGHSTVMIRTGETWILTDPVLRGRTAHLRRRVRLLPEDWPARVDVILLSHLHLDHCDLPTLKKLGRDIPIFAPVGAGAWLRKHGFRQVEELAVGASRQVEVATVTAVPAFHSGHRVPFGPTAATIGYLVEGRHTTYFAGDTDLFDGMAELGPDIDVALIPVWGWGRSLGPGHLNPERAALAAGLLQPRLAIPIHWGTLHPFGTGIRDRRFLEDPPHQFAARARETAPDVEVRILAPGGRVVLD; translated from the coding sequence ATGGAATCGATGACACACGAGAATCCGACTGAGATCACCTGGATCGGACATTCGACGGTCATGATCCGGACAGGCGAAACCTGGATTCTGACCGACCCGGTGCTGCGGGGCCGGACGGCGCACCTCCGCCGCCGGGTGCGTCTGCTGCCCGAAGACTGGCCGGCGCGGGTGGACGTGATCCTGCTATCGCACCTGCACCTTGACCATTGCGACCTGCCGACGTTGAAGAAGCTTGGCCGCGACATCCCGATCTTCGCTCCGGTTGGCGCGGGGGCATGGCTCCGCAAACACGGGTTCAGGCAGGTCGAGGAGTTGGCAGTCGGCGCGAGCCGGCAGGTGGAAGTGGCGACGGTTACTGCCGTCCCAGCCTTCCACTCGGGCCATCGCGTCCCGTTTGGCCCGACCGCGGCAACCATCGGCTACCTCGTCGAAGGCCGTCACACGACCTACTTCGCGGGCGACACAGATCTGTTCGACGGGATGGCCGAGCTCGGCCCGGATATCGACGTGGCGCTCATCCCGGTCTGGGGTTGGGGGCGGTCGCTTGGACCGGGACACCTCAACCCCGAGCGGGCGGCGTTGGCCGCCGGCCTGTTGCAGCCACGACTGGCGATCCCGATCCATTGGGGGACGCTGCACCCGTTTGGCACTGGCATCCGCGACCGGCGGTTTCTGGAGGATCCGCCGCACCAGTTCGCGGCGCGCGCCCGGGAGACAGCACCGGACGTGGAGGTTCGCATACTCGCGCCCGGCGGGCGTGTTGTCCTCGACTAG
- a CDS encoding metal ABC transporter permease, which yields MSSLGIYNWLTEPWQFVFMQHAFEAIIIVGLVCGIVGAFVVLRGMAFVGDAFAHAVFPGIVIAFLLGSSIFIGALVAAAVVSLGIGILSQSERLHEDTAIGVMFAGAFALGIALISSTNSYARDLTSFLLGNILGVSRSDLLLTAAIAVVVLGVLAIFRREMVLITFDRTLATSLGVRLWRYDQLFLILLALAIVTALQTVGNILVLAMLITPAATARLVADRLPALLALSAGIGVLSGVSGLYLSYYWNVASGAAVVLVATAIFFIVWSAVQVRQPILRWRHSAGASAVTEEKASLSQP from the coding sequence ATGAGTAGCCTCGGCATATACAACTGGCTCACCGAGCCGTGGCAGTTCGTCTTCATGCAACACGCGTTTGAGGCGATCATCATCGTTGGCCTGGTATGTGGGATCGTCGGCGCTTTCGTCGTGCTGCGTGGCATGGCATTCGTCGGCGACGCCTTTGCCCACGCCGTCTTCCCCGGCATCGTCATTGCTTTCCTGCTCGGCTCGAGCATCTTCATCGGCGCGCTCGTCGCCGCGGCAGTCGTCTCGCTGGGCATCGGCATCCTCAGCCAGTCCGAACGACTCCACGAGGACACTGCGATCGGCGTGATGTTTGCGGGCGCGTTCGCTCTTGGTATTGCGCTGATCAGCTCGACCAACTCCTATGCCCGTGACCTGACGTCGTTCTTGCTCGGCAACATCCTGGGAGTCAGTCGGAGTGACCTGTTGCTGACGGCGGCAATCGCTGTCGTCGTCCTCGGCGTGTTAGCCATCTTCCGCCGCGAAATGGTGCTGATCACATTCGACAGGACTCTCGCCACGTCGCTTGGCGTGCGCCTGTGGCGTTATGATCAGCTCTTCCTCATATTGCTTGCGTTGGCTATCGTGACCGCGCTGCAGACCGTCGGGAACATCCTTGTCCTGGCAATGCTGATCACGCCGGCCGCGACCGCGCGCCTCGTTGCCGACCGGCTGCCGGCACTGCTGGCTCTTTCGGCCGGAATTGGTGTCCTGTCCGGAGTCAGCGGGCTGTATCTCTCCTATTACTGGAATGTTGCGTCAGGGGCTGCGGTCGTCCTCGTCGCAACCGCGATCTTCTTCATCGTCTGGTCGGCAGTGCAGGTGCGGCAACCAATTCTGCGATGGCGTCATTCCGCTGGCGCATCGGCGGTGACCGAAGAGAAGGCGTCGCTCTCGCAGCCCTGA
- a CDS encoding metal ABC transporter ATP-binding protein has product MTQQPLVDLSHISVAYGDRVALDDVSLALGSGEIVAFVGPNGAGKSTMLKAIAGHVRPDRGSVAFSPTLGAKPRREIVYVPQRDKLDWTLPASVLDLVLMGAYRETSRWRPLRRESTDAALRALEVVGMSKHAGTQIGRLSGGQQQRVILARALIRPAAIYLLDEPFTGVDAPTEALFEEVIVSLRDEGKCVVMATHNLDCARDISDRVVILSRRIVAVGPPAEALTPLTIAVAFGDISRLNIHGEDAHVHE; this is encoded by the coding sequence ATGACTCAACAGCCTCTCGTGGATCTCTCGCACATCTCGGTGGCCTACGGCGATCGAGTCGCGTTGGACGACGTGTCGCTTGCGTTGGGGTCTGGTGAGATCGTCGCCTTCGTTGGTCCGAATGGCGCTGGCAAGAGCACGATGCTGAAAGCGATCGCCGGCCATGTCCGACCCGATCGCGGCTCGGTGGCATTCTCGCCGACGCTTGGCGCGAAGCCCCGACGGGAGATCGTCTACGTCCCTCAGCGTGACAAGCTGGACTGGACGCTACCGGCGAGCGTCCTCGACCTCGTCCTGATGGGCGCATACCGGGAAACGAGCCGCTGGCGGCCACTTCGCCGCGAGAGCACCGACGCCGCGCTGAGAGCGCTCGAAGTCGTCGGCATGAGCAAGCATGCCGGCACCCAGATCGGACGGCTTTCCGGCGGCCAGCAACAGCGTGTCATCCTGGCTCGCGCCCTGATACGTCCGGCGGCGATATATCTGCTCGACGAGCCGTTTACCGGTGTCGATGCCCCGACCGAGGCGTTGTTCGAGGAAGTGATCGTGTCGTTGCGAGATGAGGGGAAGTGCGTTGTCATGGCCACCCACAACCTGGACTGCGCGCGCGATATCAGCGACCGGGTCGTGATTCTCAGCCGGCGCATCGTTGCTGTTGGTCCGCCGGCCGAGGCGTTGACGCCACTGACAATCGCCGTCGCGTTCGGTGACATTTCGCGCTTGAACATCCACGGTGAGGACGCCCACGTTCATGAGTAG
- a CDS encoding glycoside hydrolase family 76 protein encodes MHRPRRWWLGVLAALPILALVAVTIAALRPSRQIEPPAPMASVEAAIDVARQAESPVPRASPTASATATPTPTEPPTETVCATSCPTAGPIVPTLTAGSPTPTTLPTAEPVPEPQSTPDGTVASVWRWRAQATLDAMDRTFAVPGSSLYRERYGIDAMFDVAFLWPMTQVVACHIDMAQVRGTLVTAGDVRRISKATEAYYDDTREPPAFSSYLAPPVGWLSDRYYDDNVWLGIELMRTWQLTGDPLALARANEIFDFLITGWDTEGPAPGGIFWVEGNSNSDRGTTTTGTGALLGLMLYQALPPGPRATYVLDWATKMYAWVYETLETGDGLFRDHVRPDGTIDYAPYSYNQGAMIGANLELYRLTGDALFLDRAERTAHATLELTKDHEISAQEISFNGIFFWFLLQLDDVRPAPEYRDRLLTYAEQLWEDQRDPDTGLATTSEPLTLLDQAAMVRVFALAAMAAGR; translated from the coding sequence ATGCATCGGCCGCGGCGGTGGTGGCTCGGTGTTCTGGCGGCACTCCCGATCCTGGCGCTCGTCGCAGTCACCATCGCTGCTCTGCGCCCGTCTCGCCAGATCGAGCCTCCAGCGCCGATGGCGTCTGTCGAGGCGGCGATCGATGTTGCCAGGCAAGCTGAGTCGCCAGTGCCGAGGGCATCGCCAACCGCATCAGCAACCGCCACTCCGACGCCGACCGAACCCCCAACCGAGACCGTCTGCGCGACAAGCTGTCCAACCGCAGGACCGATCGTGCCAACACTAACTGCGGGGTCACCGACGCCAACGACGCTACCGACGGCGGAGCCAGTGCCAGAACCGCAATCAACGCCGGACGGGACAGTTGCAAGCGTGTGGCGCTGGCGGGCACAAGCGACGCTCGACGCGATGGACCGCACGTTCGCCGTCCCGGGCAGCAGCCTCTATCGAGAGCGGTATGGCATCGATGCGATGTTCGATGTCGCCTTTCTCTGGCCGATGACCCAGGTGGTCGCCTGTCATATCGACATGGCCCAGGTCCGAGGAACGCTGGTCACGGCCGGCGATGTCCGCCGCATCAGCAAAGCCACCGAGGCGTACTATGACGATACCCGGGAACCACCCGCCTTCTCGTCCTATCTGGCGCCTCCGGTCGGGTGGCTCAGCGACCGCTACTACGATGACAACGTCTGGCTGGGGATCGAGCTGATGCGAACCTGGCAGCTGACAGGTGATCCGCTGGCACTGGCACGAGCAAATGAGATCTTCGACTTCCTCATCACCGGCTGGGACACAGAAGGTCCGGCGCCCGGTGGCATCTTCTGGGTCGAAGGGAACTCCAATTCGGATCGAGGCACGACGACGACCGGGACCGGGGCGCTGCTGGGGCTGATGCTGTATCAGGCGTTGCCACCCGGCCCGCGTGCCACCTATGTCCTCGATTGGGCGACGAAGATGTATGCGTGGGTCTACGAGACGCTTGAGACTGGCGACGGGCTGTTCCGGGACCATGTCCGCCCGGATGGGACGATCGACTATGCGCCGTACAGCTACAACCAGGGGGCGATGATCGGCGCGAATCTCGAGCTCTACAGGCTGACCGGTGATGCGCTCTTCCTCGACCGCGCCGAACGAACAGCCCATGCGACGCTGGAGCTGACGAAAGACCACGAAATCAGCGCACAGGAGATCTCATTCAATGGCATCTTCTTCTGGTTCCTGCTTCAGCTCGATGATGTCCGACCAGCTCCTGAGTACCGCGACCGGCTACTCACGTACGCGGAGCAGCTCTGGGAGGATCAGCGCGACCCCGACACCGGCCTCGCGACAACATCCGAGCCGCTGACGCTTCTTGACCAGGCGGCGATGGTTCGAGTCTTTGCTCTGGCTGCGATGGCGGCCGGCCGCTGA
- a CDS encoding aspartate kinase, with translation MRILKFGGTSVGSAAAISHTVDILAAQHKQDDRVVGVFSAMSGITNLLLSRADAAAHGDSEGVDAVRADLLAPHYAALFDLVTDSDRRRQSEATVAAYADEVSRLLYSVYVLRECTARARDRIASFGERMSSILIAAALEERGIPALAVAADRLIVTDSVFGSASPLLDRTTERTRSTLEPILQSHTMPIVTGFFGADEQGITTTLGRGGSDYSAAILGYALDADEIQIWTDVDGVLTADPRIVPDARMLDRISYAEATELAYFGAKVIHPKTMHPAVEKGIPIWIRNTFNPDQPGTMIGPAAPGGPNGENSSQRSAKALASVTGLAAITVAGRGQISVTDATARIFRSIGRTSANVYMISQASSQHSLTFVLDDNHAGAVERELRAEFAVDLERGRVESIEADRDLAIVAIIGERMRGTPGVAGRVFSTLGDNRINIIAIAQGSSELNISCAIAGPEATRAVRALHEAFDLSH, from the coding sequence ATGCGAATATTGAAGTTCGGTGGCACATCGGTAGGTAGCGCAGCAGCAATCTCCCACACAGTCGATATTCTGGCGGCTCAGCACAAACAGGATGACCGGGTTGTCGGCGTGTTCTCGGCAATGAGTGGGATTACGAACCTGCTGCTCTCCCGCGCGGATGCCGCGGCTCATGGCGACTCCGAAGGGGTCGATGCTGTCCGGGCCGATCTGCTGGCGCCACACTACGCCGCTCTGTTCGATCTGGTGACAGATTCCGACCGCCGCCGCCAGTCCGAGGCCACCGTTGCGGCGTATGCGGACGAGGTGTCGCGTCTTCTGTATTCCGTCTACGTCCTTCGCGAGTGCACTGCTCGCGCTCGCGACCGCATCGCGTCGTTTGGCGAGCGAATGAGCAGCATCCTGATCGCCGCTGCGCTCGAAGAGCGTGGGATCCCGGCGCTGGCTGTTGCGGCAGACCGGTTGATCGTGACTGACAGCGTGTTCGGTAGCGCATCACCGTTGCTCGATCGGACGACCGAGCGGACACGCTCGACTTTGGAACCGATCCTCCAATCCCACACGATGCCGATCGTCACCGGCTTCTTCGGCGCCGACGAGCAAGGCATCACGACAACGCTGGGACGAGGCGGCTCGGATTACTCGGCCGCCATTCTCGGCTACGCCCTCGACGCCGATGAGATCCAGATCTGGACCGACGTCGATGGTGTTCTGACTGCGGACCCGAGAATCGTCCCGGATGCGCGGATGCTCGACCGGATCAGTTACGCCGAAGCAACCGAGCTGGCCTATTTCGGCGCAAAGGTCATTCACCCCAAGACGATGCACCCGGCCGTCGAGAAAGGGATCCCGATCTGGATTCGCAACACCTTCAATCCCGACCAGCCGGGAACGATGATCGGACCCGCGGCGCCGGGAGGCCCGAATGGCGAGAACAGCAGTCAGCGGTCTGCAAAGGCGCTTGCGTCGGTTACCGGCCTCGCCGCAATCACCGTCGCCGGCCGTGGCCAGATCAGTGTCACCGACGCGACCGCGAGAATCTTCCGGTCCATCGGCCGGACGAGCGCCAACGTGTACATGATCTCGCAGGCGTCGTCGCAGCACTCGCTGACCTTCGTGCTCGATGACAATCATGCGGGCGCGGTCGAGCGTGAGTTGCGCGCGGAGTTCGCGGTTGATCTCGAACGAGGACGCGTCGAGTCGATCGAGGCCGACCGTGATCTGGCGATTGTGGCGATTATCGGTGAGAGGATGCGTGGCACACCGGGCGTCGCCGGCCGGGTATTTTCGACACTCGGCGACAACCGGATCAACATCATTGCGATTGCTCAGGGGTCGAGCGAGCTCAACATATCCTGCGCGATCGCCGGGCCGGAAGCCACCCGCGCCGTTCGCGCACTCCACGAGGCGTTCGACCTGTCTCACTGA
- a CDS encoding GNAT family protein yields the protein MVAPDILRGSRVRLDAIDRDDLPTIALWWGDGAAQRSFDAVPAVPKTAEQMVSWLEAAKDSATGYRFAIRTIPEDVLIGVIEIDGILWNQRVGWVSLLIGEASARRQGFGHETMELALRFAFHELNLHRLQLTVFEYNRPAIALYDRLGFVREGRYREFLERDGQRYDMLLFGLLRAEWESTRG from the coding sequence ATGGTAGCGCCCGATATTCTGCGCGGCAGCCGGGTGCGGCTGGACGCAATCGACCGCGACGACCTCCCGACAATCGCGCTCTGGTGGGGCGACGGCGCGGCACAGCGAAGCTTCGATGCCGTCCCTGCGGTCCCGAAAACCGCCGAGCAGATGGTGTCCTGGCTGGAGGCGGCGAAGGATTCCGCGACAGGTTACCGTTTCGCGATCCGGACAATTCCCGAAGATGTGTTGATCGGCGTCATCGAGATCGACGGTATTCTCTGGAACCAGCGTGTCGGCTGGGTCAGCCTGCTGATCGGCGAAGCGAGCGCCCGCAGGCAGGGATTCGGCCACGAGACGATGGAGCTGGCGCTTCGCTTCGCCTTCCACGAGTTGAACCTTCACCGGCTACAGCTAACAGTCTTCGAGTACAACAGGCCGGCGATCGCGCTCTATGATCGCTTGGGATTCGTGCGCGAGGGTCGTTACCGCGAGTTCCTCGAGCGCGATGGGCAACGGTACGACATGCTGCTCTTCGGGTTGTTGAGGGCTGAGTGGGAGAGCACGCGGGGCTGA
- a CDS encoding DUF1622 domain-containing protein: protein MRVVEASGIDLFRAAASSDGGFIGAALKVVDYASIVIELLAVVIIVVAVVYGTVVFLSARNAKAPRKEAYDQYRHTVGDGLLLGLEILVAGDVIRTVILDPTLESVAVLGALVVIRTFLTWSLVVEMEGHWPWRSKPEQGH, encoded by the coding sequence ATGCGCGTCGTAGAAGCATCGGGAATTGACCTGTTCCGCGCGGCAGCCAGCAGCGACGGAGGGTTCATCGGCGCTGCGCTCAAGGTTGTGGACTACGCGTCCATCGTGATCGAACTGCTGGCGGTCGTGATTATCGTCGTCGCGGTCGTCTACGGGACAGTCGTGTTCCTTTCAGCGCGGAACGCAAAAGCGCCGCGCAAGGAGGCCTACGACCAGTATCGCCATACCGTCGGCGACGGACTGTTGCTGGGCCTGGAGATACTGGTCGCCGGTGACGTGATCCGCACGGTCATCCTCGACCCGACGCTTGAAAGCGTTGCGGTTCTGGGCGCGCTCGTCGTGATCCGGACGTTCCTGACCTGGTCGCTCGTGGTCGAGATGGAGGGTCATTGGCCCTGGCGGTCGAAGCCGGAACAGGGTCACTAG
- a CDS encoding enoyl-ACP reductase — MGLMDGKKCLVMGIANQRSIAWGISQALHREGAQLAFAYAGDRLRDNVLKLARTLETEEEIPVVSCDVQDSAQIESLFADLNQRWGGLDVFVHSVAFARQEDLAGAYSELSWDGYALAQHVSAYSLIETSRHARPLMEAAGGGSIMTLSYLAAERVVEKYNVMAVAKAALECNVRYLAAEFGPSNIRVNAISAGPLKTLAASAVKGISTARDLMEERAPLRRNITQDEIGNVGLFLASHLSSCITGETIYADNGFNILAM, encoded by the coding sequence ATGGGGCTGATGGACGGCAAGAAGTGCCTGGTCATGGGTATCGCGAACCAGCGCTCGATCGCCTGGGGGATTTCGCAAGCTCTGCATCGTGAGGGGGCTCAGCTGGCGTTCGCCTATGCCGGTGATCGGTTGCGGGACAACGTCCTCAAGCTCGCCAGGACGCTCGAGACCGAGGAGGAGATTCCGGTCGTCTCGTGCGACGTCCAGGATTCGGCCCAGATTGAATCGCTCTTCGCTGACCTCAACCAGCGCTGGGGCGGCCTGGATGTCTTCGTCCACTCGGTCGCCTTCGCGCGCCAGGAGGATCTCGCTGGCGCATATAGCGAGCTGTCGTGGGACGGCTACGCGCTCGCCCAGCACGTCTCGGCGTACTCGCTGATCGAGACGAGCCGCCATGCCCGACCGCTGATGGAAGCGGCCGGCGGCGGCAGCATCATGACGCTCTCCTATCTGGCGGCCGAGCGGGTTGTTGAGAAGTACAACGTCATGGCGGTCGCCAAGGCGGCGCTGGAGTGCAACGTCCGCTACCTGGCCGCCGAGTTCGGGCCGAGCAATATTCGGGTCAACGCGATCTCAGCCGGACCGCTGAAGACGCTGGCTGCCAGCGCAGTCAAGGGAATCAGCACTGCCCGCGACCTGATGGAGGAGCGCGCGCCGCTGCGACGGAACATTACCCAGGACGAGATCGGCAACGTTGGCCTGTTCCTGGCGTCACACCTGTCGTCGTGCATCACCGGCGAGACGATCTACGCCGACAACGGCTTCAACATCCTGGCCATGTAG